The Sedimentibacter sp. zth1 DNA segment AGTGACACTTGACTAAAGTTTGAAAGGATAAAAAATGAAGTTATTAAAAATTAGACAAGAACGCATTAAAAAATGTTGGACTTTGAGTTATGTTGCTAAGCAAATAGGTACAACAAAACAAACTGTTCAATATTTTGAAACAGAAAAAATTAAACCATCGTATGAAGTTCTTGTAAAACTTGAAAATTTATTTAACCTTTCTCATAGGGATTTGTTCGAGCAAGTCCCTAATGAAAACATTTTATCAGAAAAATAGAAAAATTGAAAGAACAAAAAGTGTTAATGATTTTTATATCAACATATAGAAAAATAATTTCGACAATATATTACATCAAATGAGTATAAGAAAAAAGGAGTATGAAAATTGAAAAAAGAAAAAACATTAAGATATAACATATTACTTTTGAA contains these protein-coding regions:
- a CDS encoding helix-turn-helix domain-containing protein is translated as MKLLKIRQERIKKCWTLSYVAKQIGTTKQTVQYFETEKIKPSYEVLVKLENLFNLSHRDLFEQVPNENILSEK